GCATACACCGGCTCGTTCCCGACGGTACCGAACCGACGGGACTTACTGACCGGCCGATACACATTCACCTACACCGACTGGGCTGCGCTCTCCAGCGAAGAGATCGTGCTCCCGCAGGTTCTCGGGAAGGCCGGCTACATCAGCTACATGATCCTCGACACGCCGCACGTCATCGCCAACGGGTACGGCTACGATCGGGGATTCAACGGATGGAACTGGATCCGCGGTCAGGAGGGCGACCGGTGGAAGACCCACCCGCGCGAGGTCAAGCTCCCGTGCGACGTGAAGAAGCTGCGAGGGGCGGATCGGACGACGTCCCAGTACCTGCGCAACGTGGCCGACCGGCATGGCGAGGAGGACTACTTCGCGCCGATGACGATGGCCGGGGCGATGGATTGGCTCGATCACAATCACAAGCTCGACAAGTTCTTCCTCTACGTGGACACCTTCGACCCGCACGAGCCCTGGGACCCGCCGAAGAAGTACAAGGAGATGTACTGCGCGGGCTACAAGGGCGATGAGGTGATCTACCCGCTCTATGCGCCGCGCGGATTCCTGACGGATGCCGAACTGGAGCACATCCGCGGCCTCTATGCGGGCGAAGTGTCTATGGTCGATGCCTGGGTCGGCAAGCTCCTGAAGAAGATTGAGGACCTCGGCCTCATGGAGAACACGATGGTGATTTTCACGGCGGACCACGGCTTCTACTTCGGCGAGCACGGGCTGATCGGGAAGTTCGGGCCACTCTACACCGAGATTAGCCGCATCCCGCTGATCGTGCACCTGCCTGGAGTCGGTCCGGGCAGACGCGCGCAGTTCGTCCAGCCGTGCGACCTGATGCCGACTATCCTCGACCTGGCGGGCGTCGAGCACCCGGAGACGATCCAGGGGCACTCGCTGGTCGATATCCTTAAGGGCAGCCCGAGGCAGGTCCGGGAGTTCGCGGTGACATCAGGGGCGATCATCCATCCGCCGGTATCGGATGTGCCGTTGAACCTGGAGTCGTCGAACTGGGACCAGTATGCCCGCGCGCTCAAGGCGAGCACGATCGTGACCTACGAGTGGACGCTGATCGTCGGGGCCGGCGACCTCCAGCCGCAGATGTACCACAACCCGAGCGATCCGCACCAGAACGTGAACGTCTTCTCGGAGAACAAGGAAGTGGCGAAGAGGCTTCACGCGGGGTACATCGAGCTCCTGGAGTCGCTTGGCACGAAGGAGGAGTACATCGCTCCTCGGAGGGTGCTGCCGGGTGCTTGAGGCAGCGAGCCTCGTCACACGCAACACCCGACGCAGCCACCGACAAACACATCGGCGGCGCCCTGACAAGCCTGCCCCTCGCACGTGATGAAGGGACGGAAAGGACGCATGCGATATGATCCGCGAAAGACTGCCCGAGTTTGTCTGCGTGCTGTTCGCCTGCGTGGTCTGTCTTGCGGCAACGGTTCGGGCAGGCGGCTCCATGCAGGGAGTCTCTGCAGATGCGACAACCGAATCCAGTCACCTAGGGTCAGTGACGGCGGGCCTGGACTCCCTGAGGTTCGCGCGCTTCGTCTCGCCGGAGGCATTCTACAGGCCGGGCTACATGTGGGTACTGAACGCCGAGATGACCGAATCGGTCATCTCGTCACAGATGAGCGATATGGCCGATCTGGGCGCCCGAACCGTGACACCGGTGCCTGAGCCGAAGGAATTCCGCCCGACGTCGATGCCCACGTTGCTCGCCCCTGACTACTTGAGCCCGGGCTATCTCGACCGATACCGGTTCATGGCAGCGGAAGCGAAGAGACTCGGCCTGAACATCTGGCTCTATGACGAAGGTGGCTGGCCTTCAGGCAGTGTGTGCGGCAGCTTGGTCAGGGCAAACCCAAGTCTTGGGCAGCAGACACTCGTCCGACTGGTGCTGAGTCCGGCGAAGGGCGAGACGGTCGAAGTCCCGATGGACTGCCTCGGAGCGTTTCTGTACCAGGATTCGACTCGGGTCAAACGGCTTACGCCGGGCTCCGAAGAGACGATCGGCGTCGACAACGCCCGGGTGCTGGTATTCAGCGTTTCTCGAAGCGCGAGCTACCCCGATCTCCTCAACCCGAAGTCAACCGCCGAGTTCATCCGGATGACCCACGAGCGCTACAGACAGGCAATGGGAGACTACTTCGGGCAATCAGTCTCTCTGATGTTCACCGACGAGCCCGGGGTGCCATCCACTCCCTGGACCGACGCCTTGGCAGAGGACTTCCGGAGAGCCAAGGGATATGACATAACGGAGAATCTTCCCTCCCTGTTCGAGGGAGACACCCCGGAGGACCAACTGGTACGCGTGGACTTCCACGACTGGTGGTCCCAACGGTTCGCCGAGGCGTATCTCGGCCAGATCCAGGAATGGTGCCACCGCCGCGGCATCCTCTCCGGCGGGCATCTCGACAACGAGCACACCACGCAGTCCGCCGCTTCCATCTACGCCCTTCGCGCACTGAGGCATTGCGATGTCCCCGGAGTCGATGTCATCTGGCGGCAGATATGGCCCGGGGCCGAGAACCACCACTTCCCCAAGTACGCTTCATCTGCGGCGCACATCGAGGGAAAGCCCTGGGCTCTCACAGAATCGTTTGCCGTGTATGGAAGCGGGCTTACGCCGGAACAGATGAAGTGGATCAGCGACTACCAGTACGTACGCGGCATCAACCTGATGACCATGATAGGGTATCCGCTCTCTACCCGGGACTGGT
Above is a genomic segment from Armatimonadota bacterium containing:
- a CDS encoding sulfatase; translated protein: MNFIFINSDSFRRDNLDCYGNNWIQTPNIDKFARESVVFDHAYTGSFPTVPNRRDLLTGRYTFTYTDWAALSSEEIVLPQVLGKAGYISYMILDTPHVIANGYGYDRGFNGWNWIRGQEGDRWKTHPREVKLPCDVKKLRGADRTTSQYLRNVADRHGEEDYFAPMTMAGAMDWLDHNHKLDKFFLYVDTFDPHEPWDPPKKYKEMYCAGYKGDEVIYPLYAPRGFLTDAELEHIRGLYAGEVSMVDAWVGKLLKKIEDLGLMENTMVIFTADHGFYFGEHGLIGKFGPLYTEISRIPLIVHLPGVGPGRRAQFVQPCDLMPTILDLAGVEHPETIQGHSLVDILKGSPRQVREFAVTSGAIIHPPVSDVPLNLESSNWDQYARALKASTIVTYEWTLIVGAGDLQPQMYHNPSDPHQNVNVFSENKEVAKRLHAGYIELLESLGTKEEYIAPRRVLPGA